A DNA window from Longimicrobium sp. contains the following coding sequences:
- a CDS encoding helix-turn-helix transcriptional regulator codes for MPMRLLPQRLVGQTIRGIRNRLGMSQADFASAVGAANAAEVARWEKGQVQPDYGTLAKIATMGVVDVLVFHDGASAAETPQITPGEANELRDILMRMESLLDDARRLVDRASNRTALEALEAATGSVPAITQLPDAVVLDAEVRLETKPRSRTASASRRSASRATPSATPRKRSSSTGKSGSTAGTGTTASGSSAGETSGSGSSSRGSSRSGSGSSSRGRSGSSRGQKSPGGTGSGSSGGSAPA; via the coding sequence ATGCCCATGCGACTTCTTCCCCAGCGGCTCGTCGGCCAGACCATCCGCGGGATCCGCAATCGCCTGGGGATGAGCCAGGCGGACTTCGCCAGCGCCGTGGGCGCGGCGAACGCGGCGGAGGTGGCGCGGTGGGAGAAGGGCCAGGTACAGCCGGACTACGGCACGCTGGCCAAGATTGCCACCATGGGCGTGGTGGACGTGCTGGTCTTCCACGACGGCGCGTCGGCCGCCGAGACGCCGCAGATCACCCCCGGCGAGGCCAACGAGCTGCGCGACATCCTGATGCGCATGGAGTCGCTGCTGGACGACGCGCGCCGCCTGGTGGACCGCGCCTCGAACCGCACCGCGCTCGAGGCGCTGGAGGCGGCCACCGGCAGCGTCCCCGCCATCACCCAGCTGCCGGACGCGGTGGTGCTGGACGCCGAGGTGCGGCTGGAGACGAAGCCGCGCTCGCGCACCGCGTCCGCCAGCCGCCGCTCCGCCTCGCGCGCGACGCCCTCCGCCACGCCGCGCAAGCGCTCGTCCTCGACCGGGAAGAGCGGGAGCACGGCGGGCACCGGCACCACGGCGAGCGGATCGTCCGCGGGCGAGACGTCCGGCAGCGGATCGTCCTCGCGCGGATCGTCGCGCTCGGGAAGCGGGTCGTCGTCGCGCGGGCGGTCGGGCTCGTCGCGGGGCCAGAAGTCGCCGGGCGGGACGGGTAGCGGGTCGTCGGGTGGGAGCGCGCCGGCCTGA
- a CDS encoding ATP-binding protein has product MSQPKFVGRDAEMERLGALWRDAAAGRARVCFVTGEAGAGKSSLLHSFAAAAQRADARMVVASANCDAQTGQSDPYLPFLTLLEQLTGDPEAGGVQSAATGENARRLRSLVGLSMRTLLEHAPDLVGTFVPGAGLLVKAGKYAADQAGLLSRLEEKVTSRGGAGGAPAEAVDRDRIFRQYTGMLRALSAQCPLLLVLDDLHWADGASIDLLFHLGRALENERILLVGSYRPNDVSIGRDGRRHPLEAPLAELKRYLGDAWIDLDRAGCEQRRAFVHALVDAEPNRLDAEFREGLLRHTAGHPLFAVEVLRTLQERGDLAHDAEGCWRAAGPIDWDVLPARVEGVIEERIGRLTDELREVLTVASVEGTSFTTQVVARLREMGERQLLRLLSGELEKRHRLVVEGTTERVGARWVSQFAFSHVAFQQYLYHDLSARERMLLHAETAEVLEELYAGHTDRVALQLARHHELAGDPARAVDHRLRAASRALAVGAYAEARALLERSRELLAQVPAGPERDRRELEVLTRLCNVLNATEGWDSPGLPEIFSRSRELCEELGERAQLSRVLFGLWAYHLVQLQLQPALAVAREYFDLADALADHDTVLQAHAVMGDTLFWLGRPAEARDYAEAAMLLYAPHLRDEHQARFGLDPRMIPLMLLALSDALLGRAGRAAAWGAECVRVADEAAHPFSRAFALYAAALLAWLMGDGDAARAHAAALQETSERFGFAYYRGQAGVLRGWGMGMEGSVEDGLQAMRRGFEEAAANGGRGDHSLYCLMRAEVLRRAGRAAEALRVVDCGLAVARECGEAAFEPELLRVRGEALAEAFPEHVTDAAAYLERAIARARAQGTPLLEHRAAAGLARLRATVFAAPPPDEPFSAPPSLRVPVLA; this is encoded by the coding sequence ATGTCGCAGCCGAAGTTCGTGGGGCGGGACGCGGAGATGGAGCGGCTGGGCGCGCTCTGGCGCGACGCCGCGGCGGGGCGGGCGCGCGTCTGCTTCGTCACCGGCGAGGCGGGCGCGGGCAAGTCGTCGCTGCTGCACAGCTTTGCCGCCGCGGCGCAGCGGGCGGACGCCAGGATGGTGGTGGCCAGCGCCAACTGCGATGCGCAGACCGGCCAGAGCGATCCGTATCTCCCCTTCCTGACCCTGCTGGAGCAGCTCACCGGCGACCCCGAGGCGGGCGGCGTGCAGTCGGCCGCCACGGGCGAGAACGCGCGCCGGCTGCGCTCGCTGGTCGGCCTGTCGATGCGCACCCTGCTGGAGCACGCGCCGGACCTGGTGGGCACCTTCGTTCCCGGCGCCGGGCTGCTGGTGAAGGCGGGGAAGTACGCCGCGGACCAGGCCGGGCTGCTCTCGCGGCTGGAGGAGAAGGTGACGTCGCGCGGTGGCGCGGGAGGCGCGCCGGCCGAGGCGGTGGACCGCGACCGCATCTTCCGGCAGTACACGGGAATGCTGCGCGCGCTCTCGGCCCAGTGCCCGCTGCTGCTGGTGCTCGACGACCTGCACTGGGCCGACGGCGCCTCGATCGACCTGCTCTTCCACCTGGGCCGCGCGCTGGAGAACGAGCGTATTCTCCTGGTCGGCTCCTATCGCCCCAACGACGTGTCCATCGGCCGCGACGGCCGCCGCCACCCGCTGGAGGCGCCGCTGGCCGAGCTGAAGCGCTACCTGGGCGACGCGTGGATCGACCTGGACCGCGCAGGGTGCGAGCAGCGCCGCGCCTTCGTGCACGCGCTGGTGGACGCCGAGCCCAACCGGCTGGACGCCGAGTTCCGCGAGGGGCTGCTGCGCCACACCGCCGGCCACCCGCTGTTCGCGGTGGAAGTCCTCCGCACGCTGCAGGAGCGCGGCGACCTGGCGCACGACGCCGAGGGGTGCTGGCGCGCCGCCGGGCCCATCGACTGGGACGTCCTTCCCGCGCGGGTGGAGGGGGTGATCGAGGAGCGCATCGGGCGATTGACGGACGAGCTGCGCGAGGTGCTGACGGTGGCCTCGGTCGAGGGGACCAGCTTCACCACGCAGGTGGTGGCCCGGCTGCGGGAGATGGGTGAGCGCCAGCTGCTCCGCCTCCTTTCCGGCGAGCTGGAGAAGCGCCACCGGCTGGTGGTCGAGGGCACTACGGAGCGCGTGGGGGCGCGGTGGGTGAGCCAGTTCGCCTTCTCGCACGTGGCCTTCCAGCAGTACCTCTACCACGACCTGTCGGCCCGCGAGCGGATGCTGCTGCACGCCGAGACGGCCGAGGTGCTGGAGGAGCTGTACGCCGGGCACACCGACCGCGTGGCCCTCCAGCTCGCGCGCCACCACGAGCTGGCGGGCGACCCCGCGCGCGCCGTGGACCACCGCCTGCGGGCCGCGTCGCGCGCGCTGGCGGTGGGCGCGTACGCCGAGGCGCGGGCGCTGCTGGAGCGCTCGCGCGAGCTGCTGGCCCAGGTGCCCGCCGGCCCCGAGCGCGACCGGCGCGAGCTGGAGGTGCTCACCCGCCTGTGCAACGTGCTGAACGCGACCGAAGGGTGGGACTCGCCGGGGCTGCCGGAGATCTTCTCCCGCTCGCGTGAGCTGTGCGAGGAATTGGGCGAGCGGGCGCAGCTGTCGCGCGTGCTCTTCGGGCTCTGGGCCTATCACCTCGTGCAGCTCCAGCTGCAGCCCGCGCTGGCGGTGGCGCGCGAGTACTTCGACCTGGCCGACGCGCTGGCCGACCACGACACCGTCCTCCAGGCGCACGCGGTGATGGGCGACACCCTTTTCTGGCTGGGCCGCCCCGCCGAGGCGCGCGACTACGCCGAGGCGGCCATGCTCCTGTACGCGCCGCACCTGCGCGACGAGCACCAGGCGCGCTTCGGGCTGGACCCGCGCATGATCCCGCTGATGCTCCTGGCCCTCTCCGACGCGCTGCTGGGCCGGGCCGGGCGCGCGGCCGCCTGGGGCGCGGAGTGCGTGCGCGTGGCCGACGAGGCGGCGCACCCCTTCAGCCGCGCCTTCGCCCTGTACGCCGCGGCGCTGCTGGCGTGGCTTATGGGAGATGGGGATGCGGCACGGGCGCACGCCGCCGCGCTGCAGGAGACGAGCGAGCGCTTCGGGTTCGCGTACTACCGCGGCCAGGCCGGGGTGCTGCGCGGGTGGGGGATGGGGATGGAGGGAAGCGTCGAGGACGGGCTGCAGGCCATGCGGCGCGGCTTCGAGGAGGCGGCGGCCAACGGCGGGCGCGGCGACCACTCGCTGTACTGCCTGATGCGCGCCGAGGTGCTGCGCCGCGCCGGCCGCGCCGCCGAGGCGCTGCGCGTGGTGGACTGCGGGCTGGCCGTGGCCCGCGAGTGCGGCGAGGCGGCGTTCGAGCCCGAGCTCCTGCGCGTCCGCGGCGAGGCGCTGGCCGAGGCGTTTCCCGAGCACGTGACCGACGCCGCCGCGTACCTGGAGCGCGCGATCGCCCGCGCCCGCGCGCAGGGCACGCCGCTGCTGGAGCACCGCGCCGCCGCCGGCCTCGCCCGCCTCCGCGCCACCGTCTTCGCCGCGCCGCCGCCCGACGAGCCCTTCTCCGCCCCGCCATCGCTCCGCGTCCCCGTGCTGGCGTGA
- the ppk1 gene encoding polyphosphate kinase 1, whose product MRAEHSLPSTNGDTPKPQPPATAPRRTRGVRAVPRVPDAPAAIPCAVRPRAVPRGAPLDDKSLYFNRELSLLDFNWRVFAQALDTRTPLLERVRFLAIASSNLDEFFQKRVGGLKRQVAAGVQVLSIDGRTPAEQLELIGAAALEMQAALSDTWETALKPLLRADAGVHVCSYAELAPHQRRALDEHFREQIYPVLTPLAVDPGHPFPFISNLSLSLAVLMRHAARSTYHFARIKVPAQHGRWIPVPGSDERFHFVPVEQVIQANVASLFRGMEIVNVHPFRVTRSADVDRGDDESEDLLALISEELRERRFAPVVRLEVDRAMPKEVRQLLVRELELQDDDVYESGGMIAHADTAFFADLDLPAHRFEAWEPVVPEPLQHEGETEEERNIFSIIRRGDVLVHHPYDSFPASVQRLLEEAAVDPRVVAIKMTLYRTGGEASPVVKALIAAAERGKQVAVLVELTARFDEENNIRGAEILEDAGVHVTYGLVGLKTHSKVTLIVRDEGGPPRTYCHIGTGNYHARTSKLYSDLGLLTCHDEIGDDLVNLFHFLTGYAPDQQYTRLVVAPRDMRRVFEERIEREVQHQRRYQNGRIIAKFNALDDPGIIRELYRASREGVKIDLIVRGHSRLRPGLPGYSENIRVVSLIGRFLEHDRIYHFGNNGDPEVFIGSADWRERNLNERVETIVPVMDSVLRERLVRLLENALTDNRLAWDLQPDGHWKPRHCAEDETEVNYHDLLMRDALERSRKGARPWEVML is encoded by the coding sequence ATGCGCGCCGAGCACAGCCTTCCCTCCACCAACGGCGACACGCCGAAGCCGCAGCCGCCGGCCACCGCCCCGCGCCGTACCCGCGGCGTCCGCGCGGTCCCCCGCGTCCCCGACGCGCCCGCCGCCATCCCCTGCGCGGTGCGCCCCCGAGCGGTACCGCGCGGCGCGCCGCTGGACGACAAGTCGCTGTACTTCAACCGCGAGCTCAGCCTTCTCGACTTCAACTGGCGCGTCTTCGCCCAGGCGCTGGACACGCGCACGCCGCTGCTGGAGCGCGTGCGCTTCCTGGCCATCGCCAGCAGCAATCTGGACGAGTTCTTCCAGAAGCGCGTGGGCGGATTGAAGCGGCAGGTGGCGGCCGGGGTGCAGGTGCTCTCCATCGACGGACGCACGCCGGCCGAGCAGCTGGAGCTGATCGGCGCCGCCGCGCTGGAGATGCAGGCCGCGCTCTCCGACACCTGGGAAACGGCGCTGAAGCCGCTGCTGCGCGCCGACGCCGGCGTGCACGTGTGCTCCTACGCCGAGCTGGCCCCGCATCAGCGGCGGGCGCTGGACGAGCACTTCCGCGAGCAGATCTACCCGGTGCTCACCCCGCTGGCGGTGGACCCCGGGCACCCGTTTCCCTTCATCTCCAACCTCTCCCTTTCCCTGGCCGTGCTGATGCGCCACGCCGCGCGCAGCACCTACCACTTCGCCCGCATCAAGGTCCCCGCGCAGCACGGCCGGTGGATCCCCGTCCCGGGCTCGGACGAGCGCTTCCACTTCGTGCCCGTGGAGCAGGTGATCCAGGCGAACGTGGCCTCGCTCTTCCGGGGGATGGAGATCGTGAACGTCCACCCCTTCCGCGTGACGCGCAGCGCCGACGTGGACCGCGGCGACGACGAGAGCGAGGACCTGCTGGCGCTGATCAGCGAGGAGCTGCGCGAGCGCCGCTTCGCCCCCGTCGTGCGCCTGGAGGTGGACCGGGCGATGCCGAAGGAGGTGCGGCAGCTGCTGGTGCGCGAGCTGGAGCTGCAGGACGACGACGTGTACGAGAGCGGGGGGATGATCGCGCACGCCGACACCGCCTTCTTCGCCGACCTCGACCTCCCCGCGCACCGCTTCGAGGCGTGGGAGCCGGTGGTCCCCGAGCCGCTGCAGCACGAGGGCGAGACCGAGGAGGAGCGGAACATCTTCTCCATCATCCGCCGCGGCGACGTGCTGGTGCACCACCCGTACGACTCGTTCCCCGCCAGCGTGCAGCGGCTGCTGGAAGAGGCGGCGGTGGACCCGCGCGTGGTGGCCATCAAGATGACGCTGTACCGCACCGGCGGCGAAGCCAGCCCGGTGGTGAAGGCGCTGATCGCCGCGGCCGAGCGGGGGAAGCAGGTGGCGGTGCTGGTGGAGCTGACCGCGCGCTTCGACGAGGAGAACAACATCCGCGGGGCGGAGATCCTGGAAGACGCCGGCGTGCACGTCACCTACGGGCTCGTCGGCCTGAAGACGCACAGCAAGGTCACGCTGATCGTGCGCGACGAGGGCGGCCCGCCGCGCACCTACTGCCACATCGGGACGGGGAACTACCACGCCCGAACGTCGAAGCTGTACAGCGACCTGGGGCTTCTCACCTGCCACGACGAGATCGGCGACGACCTGGTGAACCTGTTCCACTTCCTCACCGGGTACGCGCCGGACCAGCAGTACACGCGCCTGGTGGTCGCCCCGCGCGACATGCGGCGGGTGTTCGAGGAGCGCATCGAGCGCGAGGTGCAGCACCAGCGGCGGTACCAGAACGGCCGCATCATCGCCAAGTTCAACGCCTTGGACGACCCCGGCATCATCCGCGAGCTGTACCGCGCCAGCCGCGAGGGGGTGAAGATCGACCTGATCGTGCGCGGCCACAGCCGGCTGCGTCCCGGCCTTCCCGGCTACAGCGAGAACATCCGCGTGGTCAGCCTGATCGGGCGCTTCCTGGAGCACGACCGCATCTACCACTTCGGCAACAACGGCGACCCCGAGGTGTTCATCGGCAGCGCCGACTGGCGCGAGCGCAACCTGAACGAGCGGGTGGAGACGATCGTCCCCGTGATGGACAGCGTGCTGCGCGAGCGCCTCGTGCGCCTGCTGGAGAACGCGCTCACCGACAACCGCCTCGCCTGGGACCTGCAGCCCGACGGCCACTGGAAGCCCCGCCACTGCGCCGAGGACGAAACCGAGGTGAACTACCACGACCTGCTGATGCGCGACGCCCTGGAGCGCAGCCGCAAGGGCGCGCGGCCGTGGGAGGTGATGCTGTAG
- a CDS encoding S9 family peptidase, producing the protein MHSIPIARTAVLLASALALAAVPVRAQERRPLTPLDLYHLRTASQTALSPDGRSVAYVVLQADSATKKYRRELWLARTDGSGARRLTWLNVSASAPAFSPDGRQLAFVSARESNPPQIWVLPLAEGGEAWPLTSLEHGAGSPAWSPRGDRIAFISSLKPLELDSAAAKADTAKGDAATIQHIDRDRAAALRAIRARLRDDAKDDDPQVVSRLGYLTETSIQSGDEWGQLYVVDARSGATPKRLTSNPWNTGEAQWSPDGRWIVATSTQPRGDYHPDYELEGQVILVPADGGAATRLHETGYQEGAPRFSPDGRWIAYQRQSTARPYYTAVNTELVVMHPDGTGRTSISAPMDRSVAAHRWAAGGWLYFTVPSDGAISLYRVRPGQGAPQRIVSGPRGVLSFDVAGPTIAWTQMSPARPSDVYAAALDGGGERRLTTLNDSLLSRVYVADYEEIRYPSFDGKPVQGWFLRPIGWRAGMRPPLAVEMHGGPHVMWGPGEASMWLEYQSLAGAGYTVFFSNPRGSEGYGQAWLQAIHENWGTPPARDILTGADSVLARGLADPAKQVVTGGSYAGYMTAWLIAKEVPERFRAAVAQRGVYDLTIWWGSANTWQLFEGEFGGRPWEQPELARAQSPLTYVANVRTPLLMLHGAQDNRVGVASAEAFYRGLKEENREVEMVLYPREGHEVTRSGEPEHRIDHMLRIIDWFERHVTH; encoded by the coding sequence ATGCATTCCATCCCAATCGCACGCACCGCCGTCCTGCTGGCGTCGGCGCTCGCGCTGGCCGCCGTGCCCGTGCGGGCGCAGGAGCGGCGCCCGCTCACGCCGCTCGATCTGTATCACCTGCGCACCGCGTCGCAGACCGCGCTCTCGCCGGACGGGCGCAGCGTGGCGTACGTGGTGCTGCAGGCGGACTCGGCCACCAAGAAGTACCGCCGCGAGCTGTGGCTGGCGCGCACCGACGGCAGCGGGGCGCGGCGGCTGACCTGGCTGAACGTATCCGCCTCCGCGCCGGCGTTCTCGCCCGACGGGCGGCAGCTGGCGTTCGTCAGCGCGCGCGAGAGCAACCCGCCGCAGATCTGGGTCCTGCCGCTGGCCGAGGGCGGCGAGGCGTGGCCGCTCACCTCGCTGGAGCACGGCGCCGGCAGCCCCGCCTGGAGCCCGCGCGGCGACCGCATCGCATTCATCTCCAGCCTCAAGCCCTTGGAGCTCGACTCCGCCGCAGCGAAGGCGGACACTGCCAAGGGCGACGCCGCCACCATCCAGCACATCGACCGCGACCGCGCCGCCGCGCTGCGCGCCATCCGCGCGCGGCTGCGGGACGACGCCAAGGACGACGACCCGCAGGTGGTCAGCCGCCTGGGCTACCTCACCGAGACCTCCATCCAGAGCGGCGACGAGTGGGGGCAGCTCTACGTGGTGGACGCGCGCTCCGGCGCCACGCCGAAGCGGCTCACGTCCAACCCGTGGAACACCGGCGAGGCGCAGTGGTCGCCGGACGGGCGCTGGATCGTGGCCACCTCCACCCAGCCGCGCGGCGACTATCACCCCGACTACGAGCTGGAGGGGCAGGTGATCCTCGTCCCCGCGGACGGCGGGGCGGCCACGCGCCTGCACGAGACCGGCTACCAGGAGGGCGCGCCGCGCTTCTCGCCGGACGGGAGATGGATCGCCTACCAGCGGCAGTCCACCGCCAGGCCCTACTACACCGCCGTGAACACCGAGCTGGTGGTGATGCATCCCGACGGCACCGGCCGCACCTCCATCTCCGCCCCCATGGACCGCTCGGTGGCCGCGCACCGCTGGGCGGCGGGGGGATGGCTCTACTTCACCGTTCCGTCCGACGGCGCCATCTCGCTCTACCGCGTACGCCCGGGCCAGGGCGCGCCGCAGCGCATCGTGAGCGGCCCGCGCGGCGTGCTCTCGTTCGACGTGGCCGGGCCGACGATCGCGTGGACGCAGATGAGCCCCGCGCGGCCCAGCGACGTGTACGCCGCGGCGCTGGACGGCGGCGGCGAGCGGCGGCTGACCACGCTGAACGACTCGCTCCTGTCGCGCGTCTACGTGGCCGACTACGAGGAGATCCGCTATCCCTCGTTCGACGGCAAGCCGGTGCAGGGGTGGTTCCTGCGCCCCATCGGCTGGCGCGCGGGGATGCGCCCGCCGCTGGCGGTGGAGATGCACGGCGGCCCGCACGTCATGTGGGGCCCGGGCGAGGCGAGCATGTGGCTGGAGTACCAGTCGCTGGCGGGCGCGGGCTACACCGTGTTCTTCTCCAACCCGCGCGGCTCGGAAGGCTACGGGCAGGCGTGGCTGCAGGCCATCCACGAGAACTGGGGAACGCCCCCCGCGCGCGACATCCTGACCGGCGCCGACAGCGTGCTAGCCCGCGGGCTGGCCGACCCGGCCAAACAGGTGGTGACGGGCGGGAGCTACGCGGGGTACATGACCGCGTGGCTGATCGCGAAGGAGGTGCCGGAGCGCTTCCGGGCGGCGGTGGCGCAGCGCGGCGTGTACGACCTGACCATCTGGTGGGGGTCGGCCAACACCTGGCAGCTGTTCGAGGGCGAGTTCGGCGGGCGGCCGTGGGAGCAGCCGGAGCTGGCGCGCGCGCAGAGCCCGCTGACCTACGTCGCCAACGTGCGCACGCCGCTGCTGATGCTGCACGGCGCGCAGGACAACCGCGTGGGCGTGGCCAGCGCCGAGGCGTTCTATCGCGGGCTGAAGGAGGAGAACCGCGAGGTGGAGATGGTGCTCTATCCGCGCGAGGGCCACGAGGTCACCCGCAGCGGCGAGCCCGAGCACCGCATCGACCACATGCTCCGCATCATCGACTGGTTCGAGCGCCACGTGACGCACTGA
- a CDS encoding DUF5655 domain-containing protein, giving the protein MFTVDSLIAGKDPVVQRIYDRLIDVLAGLGPIGQDAKKTSIHLTAGEGGTAFAGVHPRRAGILLNVRTSAPIESPRVRKLEQVSRSRFHNEILLNAPEEVDAELAGWLGEAYGLSKPAD; this is encoded by the coding sequence ATGTTCACGGTCGATTCCCTCATTGCCGGGAAGGACCCCGTCGTCCAGCGAATCTACGACCGGCTGATCGACGTGCTGGCGGGCCTGGGCCCCATCGGGCAGGACGCGAAGAAGACGTCCATCCACCTGACCGCAGGCGAGGGCGGCACCGCGTTCGCCGGGGTGCACCCGCGCCGCGCCGGCATCCTGCTGAACGTCCGCACCTCCGCGCCGATCGAGAGCCCGCGCGTCCGCAAGCTGGAGCAGGTCTCGCGCAGCCGCTTCCACAACGAGATCCTGCTCAACGCGCCGGAGGAGGTGGATGCGGAGCTGGCGGGGTGGCTGGGCGAGGCGTACGGGTTGTCGAAACCGGCGGATTGA